One Synechocystis sp. LKSZ1 genomic window, TTGCTCATCCTGGGCAACAGTCAAGCCTCCCATCGTGGCAATGGCCTGGAGCCCCTTTGCGCCATCCTTGCCCATCCCCGTTAATAAAATGCCAATGGATGCTGGCCCCCGGTGACGGGCCAAGGAATGAAACATCACATCAATAGCAGGACAGTGGAGTTCTGTGATCAGGGGAGGGGTGGTTTGTAAACGACCCCGGCGATCAATTTCTAGGTTCAGGCGCTCTGGAGCGTAGTAAACGGTACCGCCTATCGGTTCCTCATCTGGAGCCGCAATTTTGACCCGCAGAGCACATTCTTGATTCATCCAGCTCACTAAGCCGCCTAAAAAACCCTCGCTAATATGCTGAGTACAGAGAATCGGTAGGGGAAATTGGGCCGGTAGGTGACTCAATATTTTAAAAACAGCCTGGGGGCCACCGGTAGAAGCGCCGATACCGACAATACTCGGCCCCTGATCAAACCTAGGAATTGCCGGAGAAAATGAAGGCTTGGGCTCTAGGTGCTCTACTGGACGAAGGGGCCGAGTAAAAACCTTAACGCCGGCTAGAATCCGGATTTTGGTGAGCAATTCAGTTTTAATTTCCGCCTCACTCAGGCCAAGAACGGGTTTGGGTAAGACATCAATGGCCCCCGCTTGGAGGAGCTCACCAACCCTCTGCTCGTGGCCCTCCCCCACCGCGACACTGACCACTAAGATGGGCCGGGGAAAATGGGCCATGACTTGCTGAATCAGGGCCAGGCCATCCATCTCTTTCAGGTAGAAGTCCGTACAAATTACATCCGGTTTAGCCGCTGGAATCGCCTGGAGGGCTTCAACTCCCGATTGGGCCGACCCGACCACCACCAGGTCGGTAGCTGAATTGATGATGTTCTCTAGAATGTGGAGGGCAATGGGAGAATCTTCGACCAAAAAAACACGGATGGCCATGGATTTTACACGACGCGCTTACTTGCCAACACCCGTATTTTCGTGACGAGGGTATCCCGGAGGCGTTCGTAATCGGTGGGGGTGCCAGTGTTGGGCTTGGGGAAGAAATCCAAGGCCCCCGCTTGCATCAAGTTATAGATATTGTCTATATCATTGGGTTGCACGGCGTTACTAATCACCAATACGGGCCGGGGAAACTGTTGCATGACGGCCTTGGTAAATTCCAATCCATCCATGCCGGGCATCTGGAGGTCGGTACAAATCACATCCGGTTGGGTGCGGGCAATCACCTGGAGACCGGTGGCCCCATCCGTTGCAGTTCCCACCACTTCGACGGTATCAGAGGAA contains:
- a CDS encoding chemotaxis protein CheB is translated as MAIRVFLVEDSPIALHILENIINSATDLVVVGSAQSGVEALQAIPAAKPDVICTDFYLKEMDGLALIQQVMAHFPRPILVVSVAVGEGHEQRVGELLQAGAIDVLPKPVLGLSEAEIKTELLTKIRILAGVKVFTRPLRPVEHLEPKPSFSPAIPRFDQGPSIVGIGASTGGPQAVFKILSHLPAQFPLPILCTQHISEGFLGGLVSWMNQECALRVKIAAPDEEPIGGTVYYAPERLNLEIDRRGRLQTTPPLITELHCPAIDVMFHSLARHRGPASIGILLTGMGKDGAKGLQAIATMGGLTVAQDEQTCVVFGMPREAILLGAAQEVLPLTAIGPWLMKACCSPLTL
- a CDS encoding response regulator, with translation MSKIKVVLIEDSIVALEILQRLINSSDTVEVVGTATDGATGLQVIARTQPDVICTDLQMPGMDGLEFTKAVMQQFPRPVLVISNAVQPNDIDNIYNLMQAGALDFFPKPNTGTPTDYERLRDTLVTKIRVLASKRVV